From a region of the Candidatus Brocadia sp. genome:
- a CDS encoding Ig-like domain-containing protein, which translates to MSATADYSSQYKFTTNTLNNLTVDYAGTAAQEISALSYGSLKISNTAAAVTASADFDVSGTLTVNASALLSPAATVVVNNAATQGAITGLGTVQVTRTSATADYSNQYKFTTNTLTDLTVDYAGTSAQIVSALTYGNIKISNSNGVTLAGTATVTGTLTLAGGNITTDSVAMVIDSSGSVSRTSGHIAGNLQKVFAAGAQSFTFDIGDATDYTPVSINSLNVTTPGNVTAAATATEHPGVGTSGIDSARSVNRFWTLTDGGGLGFSTYDATFNFVASVTDGGAAPGSFVVRQFNGAAWLPTTAGTKTATSTGATGISSLGDFAIGEQEIDHYVVNATSPQTAGITFLTKVTAEDLLNETVVYDNSTVVTMGSSGSVQFDSNGDASFGDNTKTLTAGTFTISTKDNIAETISITVTDGNSKTGSNAGLLINPGAVASVAFVQQPADAVAGAAISPAITVQLKDALGNNVSAGGVSVAMAMTTGTGVLSGTTPQATDGGGLATFNDLSVNLTGSKNLTASSAGLTSAVSDAFTISAGVAASVAFVQQPADAVAGAAISPAITVQLKDALGNNVSTGGVSVAMALTTGTGVFSGTTPQTTDGSGLATFNDLSINLTGSKNLTASSAGLTLAVSDAFTISAGAAVSIIFVQQPTDTVANDVISPAITVQLKDILGNNVSRGGVSVAMALTTGTGVLSGTTPQSTDGSGLATFSDLSINLEGAKNLTASSAGLTSAESDAFTITLGTGTKVRVETVADGSGTVVPLQSITSGRSITVYAIERDDYDNFVANVAADVWSLENATGGVVAGDLVPGGDRKSAVFTGHFSGTTEIKVTTGSLSPTNSGVLTVTPGVDSTSPSHEATGVTINTAIRASFSEAMDTSTVTTETFTINDGSGNIGGSVSYRGTTATFTPSANLTPSTVYTATITTGVEDLAGNAMAVDYTWEFTTGTDTDTSPPTVSATSPVHGASGVAVNRAITATFSEAMDAVTVTAATFTVNDGSGNISGSVSCRGMTVTFSPTSNLTPSIVYTATITTGVKDLAGNAMTDDYTWSFTTGTDTDITPPAVSDTSPVDDASGVAINGAIAAVFSETIDVSTISTATFTVNDGSSTIGGSVMYHGTVATFTPLSDLIPSATYTATITTGVRDLAGNAMAADYTWDFTAGTDTDITSPAVSSTSPVNGASGAAINGAITVTFFEAMDVSTVSIATFSVYDGSSNVSGSVSYSGTTATFAPSGNLAHSTAYTVTMTRGVKDLAGNAMAADYTWNFTTGTDIAVCRDKVMTVSPEKIRLKLGKSAKVTVTVTGEGGCPVEGKKVRAQVKRGRRCITVHPRRSITDAHGQTEFTITELTQSSDRKMRKGRVKFKAGSAKAKLKVKVK; encoded by the coding sequence ATGTCCGCAACGGCTGATTACTCAAGCCAGTATAAATTCACAACAAATACTTTGAACAATCTGACGGTCGACTATGCCGGAACAGCAGCCCAGGAGATAAGCGCCTTGAGCTACGGAAGTTTGAAAATATCCAATACGGCTGCCGCCGTTACGGCGAGCGCAGACTTCGATGTCAGCGGCACTTTGACCGTCAATGCATCTGCCCTCTTAAGTCCTGCGGCGACAGTGGTGGTCAATAATGCTGCCACACAAGGTGCCATCACCGGCTTGGGAACCGTTCAGGTAACGAGAACGTCTGCAACGGCTGATTACTCGAATCAGTATAAGTTCACAACAAATACTTTGACTGATTTAACGGTTGACTACGCCGGAACATCGGCTCAAATCGTAAGTGCCCTTACCTATGGTAATATCAAGATCAGTAATTCTAACGGTGTTACCCTTGCTGGGACTGCCACCGTCACAGGTACGCTGACTCTTGCTGGCGGCAACATTACAACGGATTCGGTTGCGATGGTTATCGACTCGTCGGGGAGTGTGTCGCGGACAAGTGGCCATATTGCCGGCAATTTGCAGAAGGTATTTGCAGCCGGCGCTCAATCTTTCACGTTTGACATAGGCGATGCAACTGATTATACCCCTGTGAGTATAAATTCTCTTAATGTAACCACTCCAGGTAACGTAACCGCGGCGGCAACGGCAACGGAACATCCTGGCGTTGGGACATCCGGAATCGACTCTGCAAGAAGCGTTAATCGGTTCTGGACGTTGACGGACGGCGGAGGGTTAGGATTCTCCACGTACGATGCCACGTTCAACTTCGTTGCAAGTGTCACGGATGGGGGGGCGGCGCCAGGAAGCTTTGTCGTACGGCAATTCAACGGGGCTGCCTGGCTCCCAACGACTGCAGGAACGAAAACAGCGACAAGTACCGGAGCAACAGGCATCTCTTCGTTAGGAGACTTTGCCATTGGTGAGCAGGAAATTGATCACTATGTAGTAAATGCCACCTCTCCACAGACTGCAGGCATTACGTTTCTGACGAAGGTGACGGCAGAGGATCTTTTAAACGAAACGGTAGTTTATGATAACAGCACGGTCGTAACCATGGGCAGTTCAGGGAGTGTGCAATTTGATAGTAACGGCGATGCATCGTTTGGTGACAATACCAAGACATTAACTGCCGGTACGTTCACCATAAGCACGAAAGACAATATTGCAGAGACTATCAGCATTACCGTCACAGATGGGAACTCCAAGACCGGTTCTAATGCTGGACTCCTTATCAATCCAGGTGCGGTAGCCAGCGTTGCCTTTGTCCAGCAGCCTGCTGATGCCGTGGCAGGCGCTGCGATCAGTCCGGCCATTACTGTGCAACTCAAGGATGCCCTTGGCAATAACGTGTCCGCGGGTGGTGTGTCAGTGGCGATGGCCATGACGACCGGCACCGGCGTGCTCAGCGGCACGACGCCGCAGGCAACGGATGGCGGTGGTCTTGCAACCTTTAACGATCTTAGCGTCAACCTGACAGGCTCAAAAAATCTGACGGCATCAAGCGCAGGACTGACCTCGGCTGTGAGTGATGCGTTTACAATATCGGCTGGTGTTGCAGCCAGCGTTGCCTTTGTCCAGCAGCCTGCTGATGCCGTGGCAGGCGCTGCGATCAGTCCGGCCATTACTGTGCAGCTCAAGGATGCCCTTGGTAATAACGTATCCACAGGCGGTGTGTCAGTGGCGATGGCCCTGACAACCGGCACCGGCGTGTTCAGTGGCACGACACCGCAGACAACGGACGGCAGTGGTCTTGCAACCTTTAACGATCTTAGCATCAACCTGACAGGCTCAAAAAACCTGACGGCATCAAGCGCAGGACTGACCTTGGCCGTGAGTGATGCGTTTACGATATCGGCCGGCGCAGCAGTCAGCATTATCTTTGTTCAGCAGCCTACGGACACGGTGGCTAATGATGTAATCAGTCCGGCTATTACCGTGCAACTTAAGGATATCCTTGGCAATAACGTGTCCAGGGGCGGTGTGTCTGTGGCGATGGCCCTGACGACCGGCACCGGCGTGCTCAGTGGCACGACACCGCAGTCAACGGATGGCAGTGGCCTTGCGACCTTTTCTGATTTGAGCATCAATCTGGAAGGAGCAAAGAATCTGACGGCATCGAGTGCAGGGCTAACCTCAGCCGAGAGCGATGCGTTTACGATTACCCTGGGAACCGGGACGAAGGTGAGGGTTGAGACGGTGGCGGATGGAAGTGGGACGGTAGTGCCTTTGCAAAGTATCACTTCGGGTCGTTCGATTACGGTGTATGCGATTGAACGTGATGATTATGATAACTTTGTCGCTAATGTGGCTGCCGATGTATGGTCTCTTGAAAACGCCACGGGTGGGGTGGTTGCAGGAGATTTGGTTCCGGGTGGGGACAGGAAAAGCGCTGTTTTTACCGGGCATTTCTCAGGAACTACTGAAATCAAGGTAACCACAGGCAGTCTGAGTCCAACAAATTCCGGAGTATTGACGGTAACCCCCGGGGTTGATTCCACCAGTCCTTCCCATGAAGCTACAGGGGTGACGATAAACACGGCCATACGTGCGTCGTTCAGTGAAGCAATGGATACCTCTACCGTTACTACGGAGACCTTTACCATAAATGATGGCAGCGGTAATATCGGCGGATCGGTATCGTATCGTGGTACGACGGCCACGTTTACACCATCGGCTAACCTGACTCCTTCCACCGTCTACACGGCAACGATTACCACGGGGGTGGAAGACCTGGCCGGCAATGCCATGGCCGTTGATTACACCTGGGAATTTACCACTGGCACAGACACGGATACCTCACCGCCAACGGTAAGCGCCACAAGCCCAGTTCATGGCGCATCTGGAGTGGCTGTCAACAGGGCGATTACTGCTACATTCAGTGAGGCAATGGATGCCGTTACCGTTACCGCAGCGACTTTTACGGTAAATGACGGTAGCGGTAATATCAGCGGATCGGTATCCTGCCGTGGTATGACGGTAACGTTTAGCCCGACCAGTAACCTGACTCCTTCTATCGTCTACACGGCAACGATTACCACGGGGGTAAAAGACCTTGCCGGCAATGCCATGACCGATGATTACACCTGGAGCTTTACCACCGGTACGGATACGGATATCACACCGCCCGCCGTAAGTGACACGAGTCCGGTCGATGACGCATCTGGTGTTGCTATTAATGGAGCTATTGCTGCTGTGTTCAGTGAGACGATAGATGTCTCTACGATAAGCACCGCTACATTTACCGTGAATGATGGCAGTAGTACCATTGGCGGATCTGTTATGTATCATGGTACGGTAGCCACATTTACACCATTGAGCGACCTGATACCTTCTGCCACCTATACGGCAACGATTACCACGGGAGTAAGAGACCTTGCCGGCAATGCTATGGCTGCTGATTACACCTGGGACTTTACTGCCGGCACGGATACGGATATCACATCACCCGCGGTAAGTTCCACGAGTCCGGTCAACGGAGCGTCTGGTGCGGCAATCAACGGGGCTATTACGGTTACGTTTTTTGAGGCGATGGATGTGTCTACTGTGAGCATCGCCACCTTTAGCGTGTATGATGGTAGTAGTAATGTCAGCGGATCGGTATCTTATAGTGGCACGACAGCGACGTTCGCGCCGTCGGGTAACCTAGCCCATTCCACGGCCTACACGGTAACGATGACCAGGGGGGTAAAAGACCTTGCCGGCAACGCCATGGCTGCTGATTATACCTGGAACTTTACTACCGGTACGGATATTGCCGTGTGCAGAGATAAGGTGATGACGGTGTCTCCGGAAAAAATAAGGCTTAAACTAGGGAAGAGCGCTAAAGTAACGGTGACGGTAACCGGTGAGGGTGGTTGCCCAGTGGAGGGTAAGAAAGTAAGGGCGCAGGTTAAAAGGGGCAGAAGATGCATCACGGTTCATCCAAGAAGAAGCATTACCGACGCTCATGGCCAGACCGAGTTTACCATTACGGAACTGACCCAATCAAGTGACCGGAAAATGAGAAAAGGAAGGGTGAAATTTAAAGCAGGCAGTGCAAAAGCAAAATTGAAAGTAAAAGTCAAATAA
- the ltrA gene encoding group II intron reverse transcriptase/maturase, which yields MLKYHSLRDKVFSLRNLYAAFGHVKKNKGKAGLDRVSIKQFESDLENNLQAIHKELKTAIYNPAPVLRVYIPKGRHGKRPLGIPIVKDRVVQQAFRQIIEPIFEKEFSDNSFGFRPNRCCHDAIKRIEQYKQQGYRNILDADIKAFYDTIPHKLIMNSLREKIADGWVLNSIENMLKAGVMEDGIVHETNQGTPQGGVISPLLANLIGDIIDKELEKAEYKFVRYADDFVVMTKTKEELPAALQYVKEIIEGKLEMKLNEDKTRLTNFKRGFRFLGYNFMGKNKGVSMKSLDKLKDAVRDITKRTQGVNLQAVIDTLNPVIRGHVNYFRLGNVQTVYRSLDCWVRMRLRSFKFSRKWKTDNKRFPVHRFFKMGLLSFEREFLKARAKA from the coding sequence ATGCTTAAGTATCATTCTTTAAGAGACAAGGTATTCAGTCTGAGAAACCTTTATGCGGCTTTTGGGCACGTAAAGAAGAATAAAGGCAAGGCTGGTCTCGACAGGGTAAGTATTAAGCAGTTTGAAAGTGACCTTGAGAATAATCTACAAGCTATTCACAAGGAACTGAAAACCGCCATATACAACCCTGCGCCCGTCTTAAGGGTCTACATTCCCAAAGGCAGGCATGGCAAGAGACCTCTTGGCATTCCCATTGTCAAGGACAGGGTAGTACAGCAGGCGTTCAGACAAATCATAGAGCCAATATTCGAGAAAGAATTCTCGGATAACAGCTTTGGATTTCGTCCAAACAGATGCTGTCATGATGCTATCAAACGGATTGAACAGTATAAGCAGCAAGGGTATCGGAACATTTTGGACGCCGATATAAAGGCGTTCTATGATACCATACCTCACAAGCTTATCATGAACTCCTTGCGTGAGAAAATTGCTGACGGATGGGTGTTGAACAGTATCGAGAACATGCTCAAGGCAGGGGTCATGGAGGACGGCATCGTGCATGAGACAAATCAAGGCACTCCGCAAGGAGGCGTCATATCTCCCTTGCTTGCAAACCTTATCGGTGACATCATCGACAAGGAGCTTGAAAAGGCAGAATATAAATTTGTCCGCTATGCCGATGACTTCGTTGTCATGACTAAAACGAAAGAAGAACTCCCTGCCGCCCTTCAGTACGTCAAGGAAATCATCGAAGGGAAACTTGAAATGAAGCTGAACGAGGATAAAACCAGGCTCACCAACTTCAAACGAGGCTTCCGGTTTCTCGGATATAATTTCATGGGCAAGAACAAGGGTGTAAGCATGAAATCCCTGGACAAACTCAAGGACGCCGTCAGGGACATCACCAAACGCACACAAGGCGTCAACCTGCAAGCCGTCATTGATACATTAAATCCTGTCATAAGGGGACATGTCAACTATTTTCGGCTGGGCAATGTACAAACGGTATATCGCTCGTTAGACTGCTGGGTACGCATGAGACTGAGAAGTTTCAAGTTTTCGAGAAAATGGAAAACTGACAACAAACGTTTCCCGGTACACCGATTCTTTAAGATGGGGTTACTCTCATTTGAAAGAGAATTTCTTAAGGCACGTGCAAAGGCATGA
- a CDS encoding ISNCY family transposase: MRKRFEQQLKLGIIPISGVKLPIKSRDELPPILRALQHIYVTPELNEEVFRILEAKVTKGKKKTGRYGMDLWHILVLSVVRLGLDADYDRLEDFANHHKLIRQIMGVETAFGEAKVFSMQSIKDNIRLLDEETLRQINEVVISSGHQLVKKKDEGLCIKVDTYVLETNVHFPTDMNLLWDAGRKSLDMIEDAIEEGILAGKGWRKSKYWRRELKKLMRISAKASSSGGKNKEEHVRSYLELSRGLSEKIGASLLAIYEKVLTTNQVDKHAGKIGTLEYFHGMLNKQIDLVERRVIRDEVIPAAEKVHSLFEPHTEWLYKGKSNKRVELGHNILVASDQWGFIVDHVVGEKQADVSLVIPLADRLLSRYGEGTIKSISFDKGFYKKENKELLSLYIPEVILPKKGKKNKAEQEEESGKTFKKLRHKHSAVESDINRLEHHGLDRCPDKGLHAFKRYCAMGVLAANLHKLGNVLQEKARKQCEKLRKAA; the protein is encoded by the coding sequence ATGAGAAAGAGATTTGAGCAGCAATTGAAGCTTGGCATCATACCCATTTCAGGGGTAAAACTGCCAATAAAGAGTCGAGATGAGCTACCACCGATACTGAGGGCGTTGCAACATATCTATGTTACACCGGAGTTGAACGAGGAGGTATTCCGGATATTAGAGGCGAAGGTAACGAAGGGGAAGAAAAAGACGGGAAGATATGGGATGGATTTATGGCATATTTTGGTGTTGTCGGTGGTAAGATTAGGGTTAGATGCCGATTATGACAGGTTGGAGGATTTTGCCAACCATCACAAACTTATCAGGCAGATAATGGGGGTTGAGACGGCATTTGGAGAGGCGAAGGTTTTTTCGATGCAGAGCATCAAGGACAATATAAGATTGTTGGATGAGGAGACCCTCAGGCAGATAAATGAAGTGGTGATATCATCGGGGCATCAGTTGGTTAAAAAAAAGGACGAAGGACTGTGTATTAAGGTGGATACGTATGTGTTAGAGACGAATGTACACTTTCCGACCGATATGAATTTATTGTGGGATGCGGGACGCAAGAGTCTGGACATGATAGAGGATGCAATAGAGGAAGGCATCCTGGCGGGGAAAGGATGGCGCAAGAGCAAATATTGGAGGAGAGAGTTAAAAAAGCTGATGAGGATAAGCGCAAAGGCGTCAAGCAGCGGGGGGAAAAACAAGGAAGAGCATGTGAGGAGTTACTTGGAATTATCGAGGGGTTTGAGTGAAAAGATAGGAGCGAGTCTGTTAGCCATCTACGAAAAGGTGCTAACGACGAACCAGGTAGACAAGCATGCAGGGAAAATAGGGACACTGGAGTATTTTCACGGGATGTTGAATAAACAGATAGACCTGGTGGAGAGAAGGGTGATCCGGGATGAGGTAATACCGGCGGCAGAAAAGGTTCATTCGTTGTTTGAGCCGCATACGGAGTGGCTGTACAAAGGCAAGTCAAACAAAAGGGTAGAGTTGGGACATAATATTCTGGTAGCAAGCGATCAGTGGGGTTTCATCGTGGACCATGTGGTAGGAGAAAAACAGGCGGATGTATCGTTGGTAATTCCATTGGCAGATAGGTTGTTGAGCCGTTACGGAGAAGGCACAATAAAGAGTATAAGTTTTGATAAAGGTTTTTACAAGAAAGAGAATAAAGAGTTGCTGAGTTTGTATATACCAGAGGTAATCCTTCCCAAGAAGGGCAAGAAGAATAAGGCGGAACAGGAAGAGGAATCGGGTAAGACATTTAAGAAGCTAAGGCACAAGCACTCGGCGGTAGAATCGGATATCAATCGTTTGGAGCATCACGGCTTGGATAGGTGTCCGGACAAAGGGCTGCATGCCTTTAAAAGATATTGTGCAATGGGCGTGTTAGCTGCGAATTTGCACAAGCTGGGAAACGTGCTGCAGGAGAAGGCACGGAAGCAGTGCGAAAAGTTGCGAAAAGCCGCCTAA
- the bioA gene encoding adenosylmethionine--8-amino-7-oxononanoate transaminase, whose protein sequence is MIHRTYQEQLQTWDKQYLWHPFTQMQDYVKETPLIIEEGTGLFLKDVDGKEYIDGISSMWCNIHGHRKKEIDDAIKRQIDRIAHTTLLGPSNIPAIELAKRLVEIAPQGLTKAFYSDNGSTANEVALKMAFQYWQHKGLKNKTQFVALQYGYHGDTIGTMSVGGIDIYHKVFQPLYFKTHFAPAPYCYRCPVGKQPGDCTLACLEELENILRGNSDRIAAVIMEPLVQGAGGMITHPSGYLSGARALCKKYKALLILDEVLTGFGRTGKMFACKHEDVVPDIMATSKGINGGYMPLAATLATEEIYHAFLGKYAELKTFFHGHTYTGNPLGCAAALASLELFDKEQILENLEPKINYLRANLKRFELLKHVGEVRQCGLIAAIELVEDKITKAPYPWEKRVGIQVCLEARKQGLLIRPLGHIIVIMPPLCIGGQELDRLLDIIYESVKTVTQATTLPLFS, encoded by the coding sequence ATGATTCACAGAACTTATCAAGAACAATTACAAACCTGGGATAAACAGTATCTCTGGCATCCGTTCACCCAGATGCAGGATTACGTCAAGGAAACACCGCTGATTATCGAGGAAGGAACCGGACTTTTTCTTAAGGACGTCGATGGAAAAGAATATATCGATGGGATATCCTCCATGTGGTGCAATATTCACGGCCATCGCAAGAAAGAGATCGATGATGCGATAAAACGGCAGATTGACAGGATCGCGCACACCACACTCCTGGGTCCGTCAAATATACCAGCCATCGAGCTGGCGAAAAGACTCGTAGAAATCGCACCGCAGGGCTTGACGAAGGCCTTTTATTCAGATAACGGGTCTACCGCAAATGAAGTAGCGCTCAAAATGGCCTTTCAATACTGGCAGCACAAGGGACTGAAAAACAAGACACAATTCGTAGCATTACAGTACGGATATCACGGCGATACCATCGGAACCATGAGTGTTGGCGGCATCGATATCTATCACAAGGTCTTTCAACCTCTTTATTTCAAGACCCACTTTGCGCCGGCGCCCTATTGCTACCGCTGTCCCGTGGGAAAGCAACCCGGAGATTGCACCCTGGCATGCCTTGAGGAATTAGAAAATATCCTGAGAGGCAATTCCGACCGCATTGCCGCCGTGATTATGGAACCCCTCGTTCAGGGCGCTGGTGGGATGATCACCCATCCATCAGGGTATTTATCAGGGGCACGCGCCTTGTGCAAAAAATATAAGGCGCTCTTGATTCTCGATGAGGTGCTTACCGGCTTTGGGCGGACAGGAAAGATGTTTGCCTGTAAGCATGAAGACGTCGTCCCCGATATTATGGCAACATCAAAAGGGATTAACGGTGGTTATATGCCTCTGGCTGCCACGCTTGCAACAGAGGAAATATACCATGCCTTTTTGGGCAAATATGCGGAGTTGAAAACCTTTTTCCACGGGCATACCTACACGGGAAATCCCTTGGGATGCGCGGCTGCGCTGGCTAGCCTCGAACTATTTGATAAGGAACAGATCCTGGAAAATTTGGAACCAAAGATTAACTATTTGCGAGCCAACCTGAAACGCTTTGAGTTATTAAAGCACGTTGGGGAAGTGAGACAATGCGGCCTTATCGCCGCCATTGAACTGGTGGAGGATAAAATCACGAAAGCGCCCTATCCCTGGGAAAAACGGGTGGGCATTCAGGTCTGCCTTGAGGCCAGGAAACAAGGCTTGCTTATACGTCCGCTTGGACATATTATTGTTATCATGCCGCCATTATGTATCGGGGGACAGGAACTGGATAGATTACTGGATATCATTTACGAATCAGTAAAAACCGTTACGCAGGCGACCACTCTGCCCCTGTTCTCATAA
- the bioD gene encoding dethiobiotin synthase, whose translation MGRGYFITGTDTGVGKTIVAGGLAALYKDKGLDAGVMKPVATGCKRINNALVSEDAVFLKRAAEVDDEYALINPVSLEQPLAPTVAARLSNTKIDLEKIRMNYDSLCEKHDYLIIEGVGGLLVPIEAYYFVVDLASEMELPIIVVCRSNLGTINHTLLTVSYAREHGLDVKGIIMNDIKENGDDVVKKTSADEIQRLTGLPLLGIIPFDKRLDVTQFNKEALLNIFRDKIDKDIII comes from the coding sequence ATGGGAAGAGGATATTTTATAACCGGGACGGACACGGGTGTGGGAAAGACCATTGTTGCTGGTGGATTAGCAGCATTATACAAAGACAAGGGGCTGGACGCCGGCGTTATGAAGCCAGTCGCCACGGGTTGTAAACGGATAAACAACGCCCTTGTCTCCGAGGACGCCGTCTTCTTAAAACGTGCGGCGGAAGTGGACGATGAATACGCACTCATCAACCCCGTCAGCCTCGAACAACCCCTCGCCCCTACGGTAGCGGCACGGCTGAGTAATACAAAAATAGACCTGGAAAAGATCCGAATGAACTACGACTCCCTGTGTGAAAAACACGATTATCTCATTATCGAGGGTGTTGGGGGATTATTAGTCCCTATTGAAGCATACTATTTCGTTGTGGATCTGGCCAGCGAAATGGAGTTGCCAATCATTGTGGTTTGCCGGTCTAATCTTGGCACCATAAATCACACCTTACTGACCGTATCGTACGCGCGCGAACACGGGCTCGACGTCAAAGGCATCATCATGAACGACATCAAGGAAAACGGCGATGATGTCGTCAAGAAAACAAGCGCCGATGAAATACAAAGACTTACCGGCCTTCCCCTGCTGGGAATAATCCCCTTCGATAAAAGACTGGATGTAACTCAATTTAACAAGGAGGCATTGCTGAATATTTTTCGTGATAAAATAGACAAAGACATTATAATATGA
- the thiC gene encoding phosphomethylpyrimidine synthase ThiC: MKTQLELAREGIITEAMKEAAVYDDVSPEFIREGIAKGQIVIYGNPNRKARVVGIGKGLKTKVNASIGTSPDIVDIDMEIKKAQTAEKYGADTLMELSTGGDLTRIRKQVLDSISLTVGTVPLYQAAIETDKKKGSVVHMEADFLFDVIEQQAEEGIGFMAIHCGINLITLERLKKQGYRYGGLVSRGGSFLTAWMNHNKKENPLYEQIDRLIDIMKKHDVILSLGNGLRAGAIHDSTDRAQIQELIINSEIAEYAQSKGVQIIVEGPGHIPIDEIEANVLIQKRLSNNAPFYMLGPITTDVAPGYDHISSAIGAALSSCYGADFICYVTPPEHLALPGPDDVREGVMAARIAAHVGDMVKLKDKAKNLDLKMGIARRDLDWNTQYETAITKERAQEIRNSRPPMDEDTCTMCGSLCSLKGVMKYYEQDLKKSRKRSATTAAF; the protein is encoded by the coding sequence ATGAAAACGCAGTTAGAACTCGCACGCGAGGGTATTATTACCGAGGCCATGAAAGAGGCAGCGGTCTATGATGATGTTTCCCCGGAATTTATCCGCGAAGGAATCGCAAAAGGGCAGATCGTCATCTATGGAAACCCAAACAGAAAGGCCCGTGTCGTCGGTATCGGAAAAGGACTTAAGACAAAGGTAAATGCCAGCATTGGCACCTCGCCTGATATCGTTGATATTGACATGGAGATAAAAAAGGCACAAACTGCTGAAAAATACGGCGCCGATACCCTCATGGAGCTTTCAACGGGAGGCGATTTAACCAGGATCAGAAAACAGGTGTTAGACTCCATTTCTCTGACAGTGGGCACCGTACCGCTTTATCAGGCCGCCATCGAAACCGACAAGAAGAAAGGTTCTGTCGTACACATGGAGGCCGATTTCCTCTTTGATGTCATCGAACAACAGGCGGAAGAGGGAATTGGATTTATGGCCATCCACTGTGGGATCAATCTCATTACCTTAGAACGACTGAAAAAACAGGGATACCGTTACGGCGGTCTCGTCAGCCGCGGCGGCTCCTTTCTGACCGCGTGGATGAATCACAACAAGAAAGAGAATCCTCTCTATGAGCAGATCGACCGACTTATCGATATTATGAAGAAGCATGACGTCATCCTGAGCCTCGGAAACGGTCTCAGGGCTGGCGCTATCCACGACAGCACCGACCGCGCTCAGATACAGGAACTCATTATCAACTCCGAAATCGCCGAATATGCCCAAAGCAAGGGAGTACAGATTATTGTGGAAGGCCCGGGGCATATCCCCATTGATGAGATCGAGGCAAACGTGCTCATCCAAAAACGCCTCAGCAACAATGCCCCCTTCTATATGCTTGGCCCCATCACCACCGATGTTGCCCCCGGATATGACCACATTTCATCGGCCATCGGCGCTGCCTTATCCTCGTGTTACGGCGCCGATTTCATCTGCTATGTCACACCACCGGAGCATCTGGCGCTGCCTGGACCGGACGATGTGCGTGAAGGCGTCATGGCAGCCCGCATTGCTGCCCACGTGGGTGATATGGTAAAGCTAAAAGACAAGGCAAAGAATCTCGACCTGAAGATGGGCATTGCCCGGAGGGATTTGGACTGGAATACCCAGTACGAAACGGCCATCACGAAAGAACGCGCACAGGAAATCCGCAATAGCCGCCCCCCTATGGACGAAGATACCTGCACCATGTGCGGCAGCCTGTGCTCCCTGAAGGGTGTGATGAAATACTACGAGCAAGACCTCAAGAAGAGCCGCAAAAGAAGCGCAACCACAGCGGCATTTTAA
- a CDS encoding addiction module protein, whose amino-acid sequence MKTKDLIAEAISLPVKEMAMVIDSLLKSLNSPEAEIDKKWASVAKRRLEELHSGKVKAVPGEEVFKRILNRFSK is encoded by the coding sequence ATGAAAACAAAAGATCTTATAGCAGAAGCAATTTCATTACCTGTTAAAGAAATGGCGATGGTTATTGATTCTTTATTAAAAAGTTTAAACTCACCGGAAGCGGAAATAGATAAAAAATGGGCATCAGTTGCTAAACGACGACTTGAAGAACTCCATTCCGGTAAAGTGAAAGCAGTGCCAGGTGAAGAAGTATTTAAAAGAATATTGAATAGGTTCTCAAAATGA
- a CDS encoding BrnT family toxin has translation MRPDFEWDKETAKANLKKHRVCFEEATTVFLDPFSMTIPDPDHSVEEQRFIDIGSSDKGRVLVVVYTERGSSMRIISCRKATPSERTLYEEGRALKYGIPKWLKISPLRA, from the coding sequence ATGAGACCGGACTTTGAGTGGGATAAAGAGACGGCGAAAGCAAATCTCAAAAAGCACAGAGTCTGTTTTGAGGAGGCTACCACAGTTTTCCTCGATCCATTTTCAATGACGATTCCTGACCCTGATCACTCAGTGGAAGAACAACGGTTTATTGACATTGGTAGTTCTGATAAAGGCCGTGTGCTGGTAGTGGTTTATACTGAACGCGGTTCAAGCATGCGTATTATCAGCTGCCGTAAGGCAACGCCATCGGAGCGGACACTTTATGAAGAAGGGCGTGCCTTGAAGTATGGGATACCTAAGTGGTTGAAAATATCACCTCTGCGAGCCTAA